A DNA window from Leopardus geoffroyi isolate Oge1 chromosome A1, O.geoffroyi_Oge1_pat1.0, whole genome shotgun sequence contains the following coding sequences:
- the ARL10 gene encoding ADP-ribosylation factor-like protein 10, with the protein MPISPSPITPRYSLSLHTAPCSGGGRSPRSGRLAHSRCPGAGRLSLTAAVHCGPCSAGLGLGGWARPRQSQRGHLPRAGWFGLCSPHPRPSPGPMAPRPLSPLVLALGGAAAVLGSVLFILWKAYFGSGRERRWDRNEAWWGAEPPRLPEWDEWDPEDEEDEEPALEELEQREVLVLGLDGSGKSTFLRVLSGKPPLEGHIPTWGFNSVRLPTKDFEVDLLEIGGSQNLRFYWKEFVNEVDVLVFLVDSADRLRLPWARQELHKLLDKDPDLPVVVVANKQDLSEAMSMVELQQELGLQAVDSQREVFLLAASIAPAGPGFEDPGTVHIWRLLLELLS; encoded by the exons ATGCCAATATCACCGTCTCCCATTACGCCCAGGTACAGCCTCTCGCTCCACACCGCACCTTGCAGCGGGGGCGGGAGGTCCCCGCGCTCTGGTCGGCTAGCCCACTCCCGCTGCCCCGGCGCGGGCCGCCTGTCGCTGACAGCAGCGGTGCATTGTGGGCCTTGTAGTGCGGGGCTGGGGTTGGGTGGGTGGGCGCGGCCGCGGCAGTCGCAGCGGGGCCATCTTCCGCGGGCCGGCTGGTTCGGCCTGTGCAGCCCGCACCCGCGCCCTTCGCCGGGCCCGATGGCTCCGCGGCCGCTGAGCCCCTTGGTGCTGGCGCTGGGCGGCGCCGCGGCCGTGCTGGGCTCAGTACTCTTCATCCTCTGGAAGGCCTACTTCGGGAGCGGACGGGAGCGGCGCTGGGACCGGAACGAGGCCTGGTGGGGCGCGGAGCCTCCTCGCCTCCCTGAGTGGGACGAGTGGGAC CCTGAAGACGAGGAGGACGAAGAGCCGGCGCTGGAGGAGTTGGAGCAGCGTGAGGTGCTGGTGCTGGGGCTGGATGGCTCAGGGAAGAGCACGTTCCTGCGCGTGCTGTCTGGGAAGCCACCGCTGGAAGGCCACATCCCCACCTGGGGCTTCAATTCTGTGCGGCTGCCCACCAAGGACTTCGAGGTGGACCTGCTAGAGA TCGGTGGCAGTCAGAACCTACGCTTCTACTGGAAGGAGTTTGTGAATGAAGTAGACGTGCTGGTGTTCCTGGTGGACTCGGCTGACCGGCTGCGGCTGCCTTGGGCCCGGCAGGAACTGCACAAGCTGCTGGACAAGGACCCTGACCTGCCTGTCGTCGTGGTGGCCAACAAGCAG GACCTGAGTGAGGCCATGAGCATGGTGGAGCTGCAGCAGGAGCTGGGCCTGCAGGCTGTCGATAGCCAGCGGGAGGTGTTCCTCTTGGCAGCCAGCATCGCCCCTGCAGGACCTGGCTTTGAAGACCCCGGCACCGTGCATATCTGGAGACTGCTCTTGGAGCTTCTCTCCTAG